In one Spirosoma rigui genomic region, the following are encoded:
- a CDS encoding sensor histidine kinase, whose translation MTRFAFGLGWRIAAIVVLTGTVVMMHVRQTNMLWLFSASVIILVLSVNLYQYVTGLNRKLTRFLESVRYSDFTVAFRADNNFGPSFRGLNDQFNEVLDAFRQARAEKEANLHYVNTIVQHVSVGLLTFDANGQVELVNQAALRLLGIYRLRTLADLNATHPDLAGLLQSATNSSVPVAYQTGTDGELSVRCTAVRLRGRLVTVASLQNIRTELQQRELDAWQNLTKVLRHEIMNSITPIVSLAGTMRDIVEMDLVPALGPDSSATLPSFSVASSLTDLRDALTTIEQRGAGVMQFVDAYRHFTTIPQPVFADVSVEALLRNVAQLFQPDAQKGRISITTASPNLAIRADTAQIEMVLLNLVKNAVESLEKTENPAVRIEAEADGPHVIIRVSDNGPGIEPEALEQIFIPFYTTKKTGSGIGLSLSRQIMQLHNGQLTAESTPGQGSTFRLVF comes from the coding sequence CCGCCATCGTTGTCCTCACGGGCACGGTGGTGATGATGCACGTGCGTCAGACCAATATGCTCTGGCTGTTTTCGGCGTCGGTCATTATCCTGGTCTTGTCCGTCAACCTGTACCAGTACGTTACGGGTCTGAATCGTAAGCTGACCCGCTTTCTGGAGTCGGTGCGCTATTCTGATTTTACCGTGGCCTTCCGGGCCGATAATAACTTTGGCCCCTCTTTTCGCGGCCTCAACGATCAGTTCAACGAGGTGCTCGACGCGTTTCGGCAGGCGCGGGCCGAGAAGGAAGCCAACCTCCACTACGTCAATACCATCGTTCAGCACGTGAGCGTGGGGTTGCTCACCTTCGATGCCAACGGCCAGGTGGAGCTGGTCAATCAGGCGGCCCTGCGGCTGCTGGGTATCTACCGGCTCCGCACGCTGGCCGATCTTAACGCCACCCACCCCGACCTGGCCGGACTCCTTCAGTCGGCCACCAATTCGTCGGTGCCCGTAGCTTACCAGACCGGCACCGACGGAGAGTTGTCCGTTCGCTGCACGGCCGTGCGCCTTCGGGGGCGGCTGGTGACGGTTGCTTCCCTGCAAAACATCCGGACAGAACTCCAGCAGCGCGAACTTGACGCCTGGCAGAACCTGACCAAGGTACTGCGCCACGAGATCATGAATTCCATTACGCCCATCGTATCGCTGGCGGGCACCATGCGCGATATTGTCGAGATGGACCTGGTACCCGCGCTGGGCCCTGATTCGTCGGCTACGCTTCCCTCCTTCTCAGTGGCGTCCTCGCTGACCGATCTGCGCGACGCCCTGACCACCATTGAACAACGGGGCGCGGGGGTGATGCAGTTCGTGGATGCTTACCGCCATTTCACCACCATTCCCCAACCCGTTTTTGCCGACGTATCGGTCGAAGCCCTGCTCCGCAACGTAGCCCAGTTGTTTCAACCCGACGCGCAGAAAGGCCGGATTTCGATCACCACCGCATCGCCCAACCTCGCTATCCGGGCCGATACGGCACAGATTGAAATGGTGCTGCTGAACCTGGTCAAAAACGCGGTGGAGAGTCTGGAAAAAACCGAGAACCCCGCTGTCCGGATCGAGGCCGAAGCCGACGGCCCGCACGTGATCATCCGCGTGTCGGACAATGGACCGGGCATCGAACCCGAAGCACTGGAACAGATCTTTATTCCCTTCTACACGACAAAAAAGACCGGATCGGGTATTGGGCTGAGCCTGTCGCGCCAGATTATGCAGCTCCACAATGGGCAGCTCACCGCCGAATCTACCCCCGGCCAGGGCAGTACCTTCAGGCTGGTATTCTGA